TAACTATAGTATTGATAAAAATAATATTACTCCACTTAATTTTCAAAATATTATTGAAAATATTAAAAAACAAAGAAACGATGAATTTATTAAAACATTATTTTTAAGAACTATGTCTAAGGCTATTTATTCAAAAGATAACATAGGACATTTTGGTTTAGCAAGTAAATTTTATTGTCATTTTACTAGTCCAATCAGAAGATATCCTGATTTAATTGTTCATCGAGCATTACGTGAAATAGTGTTTCAAAATAATATTGATAAAAATGAATATTTAAAAAAATTAGATTCAATTGCTAAATTAAATAATGATTCTGAAAAATTTGCACTTGAAACTGAAAGAAATACAAATGATTTAAAATTTGCTGAATATTGAGAAAATAAAATAGGTCAAATTCATGTTGGACAAGTAATTTCTTTAATGCCATTCGGTATATTTGTTCAATTTGAAAACAAAACTGATGCAATGATTCATATAACTAATATGTGTGATAACGAATATAAATTAAATGATAATAAAACTGAATTTGTATCGCAAAATAGAAAAATAAAATTAGGTGATTATGTAAAAGTAATCATTAGTTCAGCGGATAAAAAAACTGGTAAAGTAGATGGTATTCTTTTTGAATGTCAAATGATAAGGACGAAAAATAATGAATAAAGATAAATTAATAAAAAATTCTTTAGGTTTTGATTCAGATTTATTTATTTACCAAGATAAAGAAATGTTTAATTATTCAGTTGATACCATCTTACTTGCTAATTTTGTTTTTATTAATCAAAAAATAAAAAATATTTTAGAAATAGGTACTAATAATGCTGCGTTAGCAATTTTTTTATCTGAAAGAGATGACAAATTAAAAATAGATGCTTTAGAAATACAAACAAAAGCAATAGATATAGCAAAAATTAACATTGATTTAAATAAAAAAAATAATCAAATTAAACTAATAAATGATGATTTTAACGATTTTTGAAGAAAAAAAAGTAAATTAAATGATTATAAATATCATTCAATAGTATGTAATCCTCCTTTTTATCCTATTTCAAAAATTAAATTGGGAAAAAAGATTAGTCAGGAAAAATTAATTGCAACACACGAAATAAAATTAAATTTAGAACAAATTATTCAAGGATCATCAAAAATAATTGAACAAAAAGGATATTTGACAATGGTAATACCTGTTGAAAGATTAGTTGATTGTTTTTGTTTAATGAGAAAATACCATTTTGAACCTAAAAGAACACAATTTATTATTCCTAGAATTAATGATAAACCTAAATTAGTTTTAATTGAAGCAAGATATCAAGCTGGTTGAGGCATTCATTTTTTGCCTAATTTATATTTACATGATTCTGATAATAAAGATTTACATGAATATAGAAATGAAATTAAAAAATTATATAAACCTATAAAAAGAAAGGAAAATGATGAATAAAAAAACTTTTTATATCACAACTCCTATTTATTATGCATCTGGACCTTTGCATATAGGTCATTTATATTGTACGATTTTAGCTTGAACAATAGCTAATTACAAAAGAACACAAGGTTATGACATTAAATTTTTAACTGGTAGTGATGAACATGGTCAAAAAATTGCAACAAAAGCTGCTCAATCTAATCAAGAACCAAAAATTTTTGTAGATAATTTAGTTACTTCCTATAAACAAATGTGAAAAGATTGAAATATAGAATATGATTTTTTTTCTAGAACAACTGATAAAAAACATGAAAAATTAGTCAAAAATGTTTTTTCTTGAATGTTAAAAAATAATTATATATACAAAGCAAAATATGAAGGTTTATATTCAATAAATGATGAAGAGTATTTAGCAAAAAATCAAGCTGATTATAAAGATGGTGAATATTATCATCCTGTTTCAGGTCATAAATTAATTAAAATGAGTGAAGATAGTTACTTTTTTAATATGAAAAAAATGCAAGATTGATGAATACAATATATTAAAGATAATCCTAATTTTTTAAAACCACAAAAAATTGTGAATGAATTAATCAATAATTTTATTAGCGAAGGATTGGATGATTTATCTATAACAAGAACAAATGTTAAATGAGCAGTATCAATTAACGAAGAACCAGAACATACTTTATATGTATGATTAGATGCTTTATTTAATTATATAAGTGCTTTAGGATATGATCTTGATAACCCAGATGAAAATTATTTAAAATATTGAAAAAATGGAGATGAAATAGTACATATTTTAGGAAAAGAAATTGCTCGTTTTCACTTTATTTACTGACCAATATTTCTTGAGTCTATGCAATTAAAACAACCAACACATATTATTAGTCATGGATTATTAAGAGATAAAAATGGCAGAAAAATGTCAAAATCATTAAATAATGTTATAGCTCCTGAATATTTATTAAATAAATATCATGATGAGTTAATTAAATATTATTTTACAAGCCAAATAATATTTGGTGAAGATGGCAATTTTAGTGAAGAACATCTTATTAAAATAATAAATTCTGATTTAGTTAATAATTATGGTAATTTAATTTCTCGTACTATTAAAATGGTTAATAATAGTTTTGTTAATGGAATGATTTATATTAATTCAAATGACAAATTAAACCAAGAATTAGATAATAAATTATTAGAATTTGATTCTTTATTTACTAGTTTAATGAATAATTATAAGATTGATAAAGCTTTAAAAGAAGCAATCAATTTAAGTGATTATTTAAATAAATATATTGATAAAACACAACCTTGAACTTTAACTAATGAATTAGATAAATTAGAACAAATTTTAATAAGATTATTAAATGGAATTTATACTGTTTCATACGCTTTACAAATTTGTATGCCTAGAAAAATGCAAGAAGTAGCTAAAATTTTAAATTGTTCTTCATTTAAAAAAGAAGAATTAAATGATTTTACTAAATTTAATCTGAAAAAAATAGAATCTAAATATTTATTTTTAAATAGAATTAAATAGGAGAAATATGATTTGTGTAGTATATAAAGAATTAAAAATTAATGTAGAAAAGAAAAAAGAATTTCAACAAAATATTTTAAGTGCTATTTATGAACATAAAAAGCAAGAATTAAATCTTTCAATAGATGGTTTTTGGAAAGATTTACATACTTTTGTGATTATAGAAAGATGAAGTACAAAAGATGATTATGAAAAATTTGTTGCTTCTGAAATTTATAAAAATGTAAATAAATCTATTATCCAATATACTATAAATAAACCTTATGTAAAAAAATATGAAACTTCAATTTAATTTAATAAATAAAAACAGAATTTGATAATGAATAAATCCAAAAGCTATATATAAATAACTTTGGAAAATCATTATAATTATTCTGTTTTTTTACTATTTTCTTCTATATTTATATTATTTGTTATAGTTTGTGATTCTGTTATTAATTCATCTAAAGTATAGTCGTTTTTTATTATTTCTTTTTCTTCTTCTTTTTTAGGTAATTTTAGATTTTTGGCTATATATTCAATTTCCTCTGCAACAATTGTTTCTTTATCTAATAAAGCTGTTTTAATAAGCTCTAACAATTCTTTATTTGCTTTTATAACTTCCATAGCTTTATTTTCAGCTTCTAACATTATTTTTCTTACTTCTATATCTATTTCATGACCTATTTGTGCTGAAAAACCAGATGATTTTAAATAATCTCTTCCTAAAAAAGGTGATCCCTCATCTTTTTCAAATTGTATTGGTCCCAAATTAGACATACCTCATTCAGTAACCATTTTTCTTGCTATTTTAGTTGCTTTAGAAATATCATCACTTGCGCCTGTGGAAACATTATCATCACCATAAATAATTCTTTCCGCTGCTCTACCGCCCATAAAACTTGTTATCATAGCTATAAGTTCTGTTTTAGACATATTGTATTTTTCTTCTTCTGGTGTCATTAAATTATATCCACCAGCTTGACCTCTTGGAATAATAGTAATTTTTTGTACTTTATTCCCTCCCGGTATTTTAATACCTACAACAGCGTGACCTGCTTCGTGATAAGCAATCATAGTTAATTCTTCTTTTGTAATTACTCTATTTTTTTTGGCAGGTCCAGACATTACTCTATCAATTGCTTCATCAATATCATCTAATTGAATAATATCTTTATTATTTCTAACAGCTAAAAGTGAAGCTTCATTTATAACATTTTCCAATTGTGCGCCAGAAAAACCAGGAGTTCTTTTAGCCACTTGAGCTAAATTAATATTTGGTGCTAAACGTTTACCTTTTGCATGTAATTGTAAAATTTCTTGTCTTTCTTTTACATCAGGTAAACCTACAGTTATAGTTCTATCAAAACGACCTGGTCTTGTTAATGCAGGATCTAAAACATCTGTTCTATTTGTTGCGGCGAAAAATAATATACCATTATTTTCCTTCATTCCGTCCATTTCAACTAATAATTGATTAAGTGTTTGTTCACGTTCATCATGTCCGCCACCCAATCCTGCGCCTCTAGTTCTACCTATTGCATCTAATTCATCTATAAAAATAATTGCTGGGGCATTTTTTCTCGCCTCTTCTACAACACTTCTTACTCTTTTTGCTCCTAATCCAACAAACATTTCAACAAAATTTGAAGCTGAAATAAAATAAAATGGTACATTAGCTTCGCCTGCTGTTGCTTTAGCTAATAATGTTTTACCCGTTCCTGGAGGCCCACCTAATAGTACTCCATGAGGCATTCTTGCTCCTGCATTTTGATATTTTTTAGGGTTTTTTAAATAATCTACTATTTCTTCTATTTCTTCAATTGCTTCTTTATTACCAGCTATATCTTTAAAAGTTTTGTCACTTTTAATTTTTTGAGCTGGATTTTTTTCTTCTCCTACTACACCACCCATCATATTCATACTTTTTTTCATCATTGATCTATAAAGTAATCACATTAAAACAAAGAATATTAAAGTTGGAAGTAATGAAAATAATAAACTTTGTCAAATTGATGTTTCTTTATAAGGTAAAATAGTGAAATTAATTTGAGAAACTGTACCATTACTTAAAGTAGAAGCCATATTTAAAACTTTAAAGTATGATGTTGTTGTTGGCAAATTAAGCAATTCAGCTACACTTTGATTTTGTCCTATCAATGTCCAATCATTTATAGAATTATTTGTAGAACCAATTAAATTAGAAAATAATTGACCTACATAAGCAACTTTTGTAACTGGAATTTGCCCTTCTCCTACAAGTGTATATTTTATTGTTCCTAAATGTCAATCAACAGTAACATTTTGAAAATAAATATTATCATTAGTACTTTGAATAGCATTATAAAAATCTGCATCAAATATATTTCTGTTTACTATTGTTTCAGAATTATTTTGTCTAACAATAAAATATACTACTATTGCAATAATTGCACTAAGTAATAAAATCATAAATAATAATGAATTTTTTTTTCTCAAAGCAAAATCCTCCTTTGAATCATTTATTTTATAATTAATATTAATTATAAACAATAATTAATTTTAAAAAATTTAAAAGATTAGTTAAAAATTAATTTACCTTTAACTTTATATAAATAATTTTTATTATCAATTTTATAATTACTTGTTCTATTTTGTGATTCTATAAATTGAATTATTGATACTATTTTTTTGCTTGAAATTTTTAAATTTGTGAATTTTGTATTAAGTAACTTAAAAATTAAATTTTTTTTAAAAAATAAATTAACAAAAACATTTTGGTCAAAACTTGTTTTTTCTCAAATTCAATATTCTTTGTCTATTTTTTTTTGTGTTTTAATATTTTTTTTATTTTTCTTTTTAATTATTTTTATTAATTTATTTTTTTCTTTATCTAATTTGTCTAAATAATTAACTCTTATTATATTTCTTGTAAATATTGTTTGATAATTTGTATAATCCAAAGCAAAATCTATATTCTTCTTAGCACATATTTGCATTATTTGATTTTTAAAATATTTTTTAATAAAAGGTCTACATATTAACATTTCTTTGTAAAAACTTTTAGTTTTTATTCCATAAAATAATGGTTTTCTATTAGATTCTTTTTGAATTGTGAAAGTTTCTAAAAAATCATCTTTATGGTGAGCTAAAAATAAACAATCTATATTATTTTCAAAATAAATTTTCCTAAAAAAATCATACCTATCATTTCTTGCTTGATTTTCAAAATTGCCTATTTTATAGTTTAAATCTTCTTTATAAAAAATATTTTTAACAAATAAAGAAATATTTTTTTTCTTACAAAATTCTCTAACTATTTCAACATCTTTATTTGAATTGTCACGAAAATTATAATTTATGGTGGCTACGTATATTTTTTTATTATTATATTTTTTTAATAATAAATTTAATAGCAACATAGAATCTGGCCCGCCACTAACAGCAACTAAAATATTTTTATTTCTTTTTATTAACATTAAATTTTTCCATAACAATTTTTATATCATTAAATGCAAAAGAAAGTGCTGCATCCGCTGCAATTTCAATAATATTTTGCAATTTTTCTAATTCTTCTTTTTTAAAATTTTGCAAAACATAATCTTTTAAAGCTATATTAAAATCTCTTCCAATTCCTATTCTCAAGCGTTTGAAATCATTGTTTGGAAACTTTTTTATTATACTTTCTATGCCGTTGTGACCAGCTGAAGAACCACTTATTTTAATTTGTGCATTTCCAATTTCAAAATCTTTTTCATCATGTATAACCATTATATCTGCAGGATTAATTTTGTAAAATTTGGAAATATTATATATAAACTCTCCTGAATTATTCATAAAAGTTAAAGGTTTAGCAATTAATAAATCATCAACAATTACATATTCACCTTCAAATTTTTCTTTATTAAGAGATAAATTATATTTTTCTAAAATTTTATCTATAACAAAAAAACCAACATTATGTCTAGTATTTTTATATTTACTACCTGGATTACCCAATCCTACTATCATTTTCATTTATTTCTCCTTTTAACAAAAATCCTAAAATTGTAGTTATATGATTCTCCTTTTTATTATGTAAAATACTTCGCGAATAAGTGTGGTATTCTCCTATTAGAACTATTTCTTTAATAGCTCTTGAAGTTGCAGTATATAACATTCTTTTAGTTAACATAAATTCATTTTCACTAAAAATAGGCAAAATTACACAATCGATTTCTGAACCTTGAAATTTATGTACTGTAGTTGCATAAGCTAATTTTAAATTTTCTTTTATTTCGTTATCCTCATAAAATATAATTTTATAACCAAAATCTACAGCATATTTGTTATCAATTATTTTAAAATTTCCTATTTCTCCATTATAAACATCTTTTTCATAATTATTAACTATTTGTATCACTCTATCATTAATACAAATTATTTTTTTATTATAAAATAATGCATAAGAATTCCTCTTATATAAATTTTTATTATAATCTTGAATCAATAAATTAATTTCATCAACTAATCTATTTGTAGGAGCTAAAATAGCAACGTTTATTTCATTATATTTATTAACTTTTTCAATATATTTTTCTAAAATTTTAGAAAATTTTAATTTTTCATCACTTTCAAAAAAATTTACCTGTTCAGAAGGTAATGCTTCTAATTTATTATTTTGTATTGCGCTAAAATGTTTAATTATATTTATATTATCTGTTCTAAAAAAAGTAGATAAATAAGTTGTATTAAAAATTTGCGAATTTATTAATTCACTAAATATATTTCCAGGTCCTATGCTAGGTAATTGATTACTATCACCAACTAATATTATTTTTTCTAGATTAACGCAAGCGTTGAGCAAAGAATAAAATAAGTAATTATTTACTAGAGAAAATTCATCAATTATTAAAACTTTAATTTCAGGTCTTTTTATATTTTTTTGTAAGTTTTTTTCTTCAAAATCAAAAAACTTTAAAAAACTATGAATAGTTTTACTATTATCTAAACCTTTATTTACTAAATTATGTATTGTTCTTCCTGTAAGAGAAACAATTTGAATCTCTTTTTCTAATAAATTAAATTTATTTATTAAAGAATAATATATTTCTTTTATTAAAAAAGTTTTTCCTGTACCTGGTGCTCCACTAATTATATTTATATTATTAATAAATGAATTTTTATAAGCTTGATATTGTTCATTTGATCAATTTGTTTTATAATCGAATTGAATATCTTTTTTTAAAGAATTTTTATTTAAAATTTCAAGAAGTCTTTTGTAAATAGTATTTTCAATTTCAAACATTGTTTTTGTTGTTATTTTAGGAATATTATCTTTAGTTTCAAATATAAATATTTTTTTTTCTTTCAACATTCTTATTAAAATATTATTTATATCTAAATTAAAATTTAATTTATTTTCATAAATTTCTTTAATTTCATTATCTATAAAATGCGTTAATTCAACTAAATCTAAATCAATCAAAGTATTATTGTTATTAAATTTTATGTTTAAAAATGTAAAAATTAAACTTTCCATTAATTTTTCAAATTCTGGCAGTTCTTTATTTTCTATATAAATAGATGTTAAATATTTTTTAATTTGATAAAAATCTAAATTATTATTTTGTAAATTATATAAATCTAAAATTGTATTCGCATTTATAGTTTTATTAGTTAAATTTTCAAAAATAATTTCTAGTTTTTTATAAAGATTATTAATACCATTCTTTATAAAAAATGTTTGTAAAGTGTCGTTTTTAATTTCTTTAATTTTTTCAACTGTTTTAGGGGTTAATAATAAATTGTAATAATTATTTTTTTCTAAATTTTCAAACCAATTTTCACTATATAAATCAATTATTTTTTTTAATCTTTCCTCACCTTTATATGACTTTAAAACAATATTTTTTATTTCTTCAAATTCATTATTAATTGCTTTTAAATTTAATAAAGAAAAACTTTTTCATTCTTGATTATATTTAAATTCAATTTCATATTTAAAATTGATTCTTATTTTTTCATTTTTTATATAAATTAATATTTCTTTTTCATTTTCAGGTTTAAAAAGAGCTAAAGAAAATTTTCATTCAAAATCTTGTCCACCTTTTAAAATTTTTTTAAAAATACCTTTTTTAACTAATAAATTTTGATTATCCATTATTTAATTATATTTACTATTTCAAAAAATAAAAATTTAGCTTTTTATTTTTAGTTTTAAACTTGTTGTCAACACAATAAAAATTATTATTAACATTGTTATTTAAAAATGACTTTTATCCCTTATTTATAGGTTATTAAACTGTGGAAAAATATGTGGAAAAGTATGTTTTTAAAATGTTTATTATATTAT
Above is a window of Mycoplasma sp. 1018B DNA encoding:
- a CDS encoding tRNA1(Val) (adenine(37)-N6)-methyltransferase, with the protein product MNKDKLIKNSLGFDSDLFIYQDKEMFNYSVDTILLANFVFINQKIKNILEIGTNNAALAIFLSERDDKLKIDALEIQTKAIDIAKINIDLNKKNNQIKLINDDFNDFWRKKSKLNDYKYHSIVCNPPFYPISKIKLGKKISQEKLIATHEIKLNLEQIIQGSSKIIEQKGYLTMVIPVERLVDCFCLMRKYHFEPKRTQFIIPRINDKPKLVLIEARYQAGWGIHFLPNLYLHDSDNKDLHEYRNEIKKLYKPIKRKENDE
- the metG gene encoding methionine--tRNA ligase, whose product is MNKKTFYITTPIYYASGPLHIGHLYCTILAWTIANYKRTQGYDIKFLTGSDEHGQKIATKAAQSNQEPKIFVDNLVTSYKQMWKDWNIEYDFFSRTTDKKHEKLVKNVFSWMLKNNYIYKAKYEGLYSINDEEYLAKNQADYKDGEYYHPVSGHKLIKMSEDSYFFNMKKMQDWWIQYIKDNPNFLKPQKIVNELINNFISEGLDDLSITRTNVKWAVSINEEPEHTLYVWLDALFNYISALGYDLDNPDENYLKYWKNGDEIVHILGKEIARFHFIYWPIFLESMQLKQPTHIISHGLLRDKNGRKMSKSLNNVIAPEYLLNKYHDELIKYYFTSQIIFGEDGNFSEEHLIKIINSDLVNNYGNLISRTIKMVNNSFVNGMIYINSNDKLNQELDNKLLEFDSLFTSLMNNYKIDKALKEAINLSDYLNKYIDKTQPWTLTNELDKLEQILIRLLNGIYTVSYALQICMPRKMQEVAKILNCSSFKKEELNDFTKFNLKKIESKYLFLNRIK
- a CDS encoding putative quinol monooxygenase — encoded protein: MICVVYKELKINVEKKKEFQQNILSAIYEHKKQELNLSIDGFWKDLHTFVIIERWSTKDDYEKFVASEIYKNVNKSIIQYTINKPYVKKYETSI
- the ftsH gene encoding ATP-dependent zinc metalloprotease FtsH; this translates as MRKKNSLLFMILLLSAIIAIVVYFIVRQNNSETIVNRNIFDADFYNAIQSTNDNIYFQNVTVDWHLGTIKYTLVGEGQIPVTKVAYVGQLFSNLIGSTNNSINDWTLIGQNQSVAELLNLPTTTSYFKVLNMASTLSNGTVSQINFTILPYKETSIWQSLLFSLLPTLIFFVLMWLLYRSMMKKSMNMMGGVVGEEKNPAQKIKSDKTFKDIAGNKEAIEEIEEIVDYLKNPKKYQNAGARMPHGVLLGGPPGTGKTLLAKATAGEANVPFYFISASNFVEMFVGLGAKRVRSVVEEARKNAPAIIFIDELDAIGRTRGAGLGGGHDEREQTLNQLLVEMDGMKENNGILFFAATNRTDVLDPALTRPGRFDRTITVGLPDVKERQEILQLHAKGKRLAPNINLAQVAKRTPGFSGAQLENVINEASLLAVRNNKDIIQLDDIDEAIDRVMSGPAKKNRVITKEELTMIAYHEAGHAVVGIKIPGGNKVQKITIIPRGQAGGYNLMTPEEEKYNMSKTELIAMITSFMGGRAAERIIYGDDNVSTGASDDISKATKIARKMVTEWGMSNLGPIQFEKDEGSPFLGRDYLKSSGFSAQIGHEIDIEVRKIMLEAENKAMEVIKANKELLELIKTALLDKETIVAEEIEYIAKNLKLPKKEEEKEIIKNDYTLDELITESQTITNNINIEENSKKTE
- the tilS gene encoding tRNA lysidine(34) synthetase TilS, whose amino-acid sequence is MLIKRNKNILVAVSGGPDSMLLLNLLLKKYNNKKIYVATINYNFRDNSNKDVEIVREFCKKKNISLFVKNIFYKEDLNYKIGNFENQARNDRYDFFRKIYFENNIDCLFLAHHKDDFLETFTIQKESNRKPLFYGIKTKSFYKEMLICRPFIKKYFKNQIMQICAKKNIDFALDYTNYQTIFTRNIIRVNYLDKLDKEKNKLIKIIKKKNKKNIKTQKKIDKEYWIWEKTSFDQNVFVNLFFKKNLIFKLLNTKFTNLKISSKKIVSIIQFIESQNRTSNYKIDNKNYLYKVKGKLIFN
- the pth gene encoding aminoacyl-tRNA hydrolase is translated as MKMIVGLGNPGSKYKNTRHNVGFFVIDKILEKYNLSLNKEKFEGEYVIVDDLLIAKPLTFMNNSGEFIYNISKFYKINPADIMVIHDEKDFEIGNAQIKISGSSAGHNGIESIIKKFPNNDFKRLRIGIGRDFNIALKDYVLQNFKKEELEKLQNIIEIAADAALSFAFNDIKIVMEKFNVNKKK
- a CDS encoding ATP-dependent RecD-like DNA helicase; protein product: MDNQNLLVKKGIFKKILKGGQDFEWKFSLALFKPENEKEILIYIKNEKIRINFKYEIEFKYNQEWKSFSLLNLKAINNEFEEIKNIVLKSYKGEERLKKIIDLYSENWFENLEKNNYYNLLLTPKTVEKIKEIKNDTLQTFFIKNGINNLYKKLEIIFENLTNKTINANTILDLYNLQNNNLDFYQIKKYLTSIYIENKELPEFEKLMESLIFTFLNIKFNNNNTLIDLDLVELTHFIDNEIKEIYENKLNFNLDINNILIRMLKEKKIFIFETKDNIPKITTKTMFEIENTIYKRLLEILNKNSLKKDIQFDYKTNWSNEQYQAYKNSFINNINIISGAPGTGKTFLIKEIYYSLINKFNLLEKEIQIVSLTGRTIHNLVNKGLDNSKTIHSFLKFFDFEEKNLQKNIKRPEIKVLIIDEFSLVNNYLFYSLLNACVNLEKIILVGDSNQLPSIGPGNIFSELINSQIFNTTYLSTFFRTDNINIIKHFSAIQNNKLEALPSEQVNFFESDEKLKFSKILEKYIEKVNKYNEINVAILAPTNRLVDEINLLIQDYNKNLYKRNSYALFYNKKIICINDRVIQIVNNYEKDVYNGEIGNFKIIDNKYAVDFGYKIIFYEDNEIKENLKLAYATTVHKFQGSEIDCVILPIFSENEFMLTKRMLYTATSRAIKEIVLIGEYHTYSRSILHNKKENHITTILGFLLKGEINENDSRIG